The following coding sequences lie in one Rhinolophus ferrumequinum isolate MPI-CBG mRhiFer1 chromosome 14, mRhiFer1_v1.p, whole genome shotgun sequence genomic window:
- the LOC117033588 gene encoding RNA polymerase II subunit A C-terminal domain phosphatase SSU72-like, whose amino-acid sequence MPSLPLQVAVVCSSNQNRSMEAHHILSKRGFSVRSFGTGTNVKLPGPAPDKPNIYDFSTTYDQMYNDLLKKDKELYTQNGILHMLDRNKRIKPRPERFQNCKDLFDLIVTCEERVYDQVVEDLNSREQETCQPVHVINVDIQDNHEEATLGAFLICELCQCLQHTEDLDNEIDELLLEFEEKSGRAFLHTVCFY is encoded by the coding sequence ATGCCGTCCTTACCGCTGCAGGTGGCGGTGGTGTGCTCCAGCAACCAGAACCGGAGCATGGAGGCGCACCACATCCTCAGCAAACGCGGATTCAGTGTCCGGTCCTTCGGGACAGGCACTAACGTGAAGCTTCCGGGGCCAGCACCGGACAAGCCAAATATTTATGATTTCAGTACTACGTACGATCAGATGTACAATGATCTCCTGAAGAAAGACAAAGAACTGTACACGCAGAATGGGATTTTGCACATGCTGGACCGAAACAAGCGGATCAAGCCCCGCCCGGAAAGGTTCCAGAACTGCAAAGACCTGTTCGACCTGATCGTGACCTGTGAGGAGAGAGTGTACGACCAGGTGGTGGAAGATCTGAATTCCAGAGAGCAGGAGACCTGCCAGCCAGTGCACGTGATCAACGTGGACATCCAGGACAACCACGAAGAGGCCACCCTGGGGGCGTTCCTCATCTGTGAGCTGTGCCAGTGCCTTCAGCACACGGAGGACCTGGACAATGAGATCGATGAGCTGTTGCTGGAGTTCGAGGAGAAGAGCGGCAGGGCCTTCCTGCACACCGTGTGCTTCTACTGA